The genomic DNA TATTCCACAACTTTCTTTGCAGTTGTGCATGTATCCagctttgcatttgtttaatATGCTATTTATTGTTTGCATAGATGAAGAACTTAATTATAAAATTGTCTTCCTCAAAGCACTGtttaaaatggcaaataaaaacttttctcttccttttaattaaaagacttgtaagtctgcagaaagcagacaCTTGTTGGCAGaacaacaaaatgaaaccaGTTCAGGACGCCAGGGACCCGTAACACCCAAAGGACCTGGAAGACCCAGACGACCAAAGAGACGTGGTCGACCAAGGATGGGTGGAAGATCTAGGTGTTCTGGAAGGCTTAGCAGACCTGGTCAGTCCCCTTCAAAGTCACTTAGTAGTGTGTCAGCAGAACACAAtgtattcagaagaaaagctagGTTAAAAGAGGTATGGTTCTCTTCTGCAATTACTTCACAAGTATCTTCCCCTCGccctcttggttttttttatgacTTATATTCAGTGAGGAATCATTTTcaaaaagactgatttttttacaTCCTTGTGTACAAGATGAAAGCGTAAGATGTCTTctaagaagaaaacattaagttgtctttaaggaaaaaatacttctagCAGAACACTGGACACAGGGTAAATGGGAGCTCAGTCTGGAAAGGGACTTTTGATATGTAGATATCCCCTCGCTATCCTtttgctggagaagaaaagttACTAGCCACTATAATTTATCTCCTCCaacacagtaaaaagaaataaacccaacTCAAGCTGGGTAAcatcaaaaaaggaaaaaaccaaaacaaaccagaaaaactcTTGGGGGAGGATAGAATGGGGATTAAGATCCATGCAACTAACacaactttttttgtttcatgtgtGTTGTGGAAGATCCTTTATGGCTACTATCTACtcatgttgcttttccttctgagtTGGCAACGTTTGTGAGACTTAGTTTTGTCTATATGTGGTTAGTAACTGAGGTTttctaatttctcttttcttttgggttATGTTTGCATCTATTCGCAAAGCTGCTTAAACATAGAGTGTATCTTTCAAAAAGCGTAGTGATATGTTATGTTCTGAATGTGGGATGCATAACCTCTGTAGGCTACTTCGTTCTAATAAACTCACTCTGGCTTTTGACAGCTAATACAACAGTGTGATAATGAAGACTTAATGGAGCTGGCTCTCCCACGTCTTACAAAGCTTGTTACAGTATATGAATTTCTGTTGATGAAGGTGAGTTTTTCTTAATGtaataatattaaattattttagggAGCCAAAAAAGAGACATTCCTTTAGAGATGTATCTGAATTTCACAAGTTAGAACTGTGCAGAATGTAGATGTTCTACACATCGCTTCAGTCTTACACAGGCAAACCTGGTATGTCTCTTGATTGAAAGCCTTGCTTTTTGCTGACTGGTTCAGTGGCATTTTTgaatattccaaaatcttttgacttgaatgtttctattttaaaatgttgaccAAAACAAACTCACagatttaatcttttttaaaatatagggagaaggaaacaaactctttttcctcttattcCTAGGTTGAAAAAGGGTATCCAGGCAAAGCTTACTTCCCAGATGTGTATAGGGAATTTGAAGACTTGCATAATATGGTAAAGAAAATGGCTTATGATCACCTCAGTAATTCTGATTTGCTGAGTTGCCAGCAGCCTGTCGAAATAAAAGATGCTAAGGTAATAAAACACTCTATTtggaactgtgattttttttgttttattttagatgctttgcatttttatatttctctgaTAAGCTTTGTCATCCCAGTAAAGTTAGTTGAAGAAAACATTGATTTTGATGAGCTAAAATAGACATTATTATAAAAAGCCCAACAACtaactggagagaaaaagaaatccataaTAAAACTACAATTATAGTTTATGGCAGTAAGTACAactagaaatatatatataacaagAATTCTAGCAGTGCCGATATCTGTCTTGCATTTCTAGGCTAGTATGAAGCTGCATGTTACTGCAAGGTGTATTTAGCATAAACTGCTAATAAAAGTACATCTTGGTGTTTGATTAGGAAGGAAGGGTCTATATTTAAAATGAGCGGCCTTGATTTAAAGGGGTAAGTGGTTTTGTTGCAAAATGAGGACAAACTGAATGCATCTATGCAGTTCACAGTCATACTAACGAATATGAAAGGTAGTGAATACATTAATAAAACTGCAAACTGATTTCAGTGTCTCTTCAGTTTCATTGTTTATGTAGCTGTATCTAGAAAGACAATGTAggcttgttctgttttttttttttttaatgtggctCTGTTTATCCTTATGGATCCTTACTGATTTATGTTCCCTCTCCATAGAACAAAACAGCTCTTTGTAcataacatatttttgttttttccttctctgtttccaGTAGTGAAACACTATTTTGTATACTACCTCCACCAAAATTTCTGAACAATGTGTTCATTAAGGTACACGAGCACTGAACTTGCAACTACTCGGAGAGGGGAGCATACTGGAAAACTCAGAGGAGGGATGATAGAGATAAGATTTTTGGTTCTTATAATAATCCtggtttaaaaaatgaagtactGTACGGACCGTTAGCAGTggttaatatttatttttcagaataaattgtTCACTGTAAGTCTAAAAAAACTGTCTAGAATTACTGTGTGCTCATCTGGCTATTTTGTAATTAACACTGATGTTTCCTTTGGAGAAATTAAGTTGCACCAAATAAAGGGACGCTGCTGATACTGGCAGTCCCAAAATGGAACCTCTTTCTTGATTCTCCTCAGTGTTAATGTGCCTTCTTAATATACAGttatgctcttaaaaaaaaaacactaaccaaaccccaaacaaacaaaaaacgacaaacaaaaaaaacctcacgaaaacccccaaaccaaccctCCCAATAAACCCGCAAAGAACAAACCagaacccaaaccaaccaacccacccaGCCTGGAGAAGTTGTATAGTAGCGCACCTACATAAGGATGAAACACAGGAATGGAATGCGGGGGGAAAGCCCTTAACTACTAAGAGATGCTCTTAAAAAGGAGGacttaaatgatttttaaataatggagAGCCTCGACAGTGTTCTTTATTAAACTCCGCTCTTAGTAACTGTCTCTGGATTCTATATATAACCATTGTGCTCCTCTACTGCTTTTGAGTTTGTCTGTTAATACTCACCTTCTTGGGAAGGTCATGGTCTATTAATATGGAGGCTAGTAGAAAACACGGGAATCTAAATACTTCTTTGAGCTGTGATGATGGGTTATTAGATGAGATCCTGTGTAGTTCTAGTTtagttttaagaaaagaaataagtgtTTCAGCGTTTATGTATTCAGATTGGAGAGGCTaacctttactttttttcctataacTGTTTTTAAAGGTTGCTGAATCACTAGGAATTACAGAAATACTCACTGGAGAACGAAAGACGCAAGGTGGAGACTCTTGTTCACAATGTGTAATTAAAATGGTTAGTGAGCAATTGCCTGTGGAGATACTGGGACAAAAACGGTTAGCTGAGGTATGGAATACCcttgtgaaaattaaaaatgaaactaagaCAAATTAAAGCTTGTTAAAGCAGATAATATTGGTTAGTTTTGTAAGGAATTAACTATCTGACTCGTGTAAGGCTTTTATGGTGTTCGGagtttggaaatatttaaagaagtACTCCCTACTGTGGTATCATAGCAGAGCGTATGAACTAGCACGCTAAAGACATACTTGGTAGCATTCAGGTCAACCTCAACGGCTTACAGGTAATCTCATGATTCAAGAAAGAAAGGATTTTGTTCAAGCGCTAGTAAAGGGAGACCCCACAGTGAGAAGGATCCCCAGGTTCTAATAGCTTGTGTTGGAGTAAATGGGCTAACCTACAGCAGGCTCAGAGGCTGGAGATGTGGTTGCTCTGCTACTTGGTGGTAGGCAGAGGTGcatgaaaacagtttctttctgACAAGTCATTTGACCAGATTTAGCTGTTTACAGCTGTAGCAGCGAGCCGCGTTTCCTCCTCTTAGAAGTCACATCTCTCTGGTCCGTCCCCTTAACTgttctactttttatttaatccaGAGTCGTTTCTGGTGGTGGATAAATAAGACTCgtgcttttgcattttctgcctgTGGTTAAATCCTGCTCAGTCATTCTTCATTAACCAAACAGTGCTGGGCAGGCTGTTCACAGCCCTTTACTGAAGTTGGAGAGAGGGCTTATAGCAGGTTTCATGCCATACGGCTAATCACAAAGGCTCATAGAGAAGCTTTGATGTTGAAACAAAGGCAGATTGTTTCAACCAAATATCAAAAGTAATCAGTGGCATTTTGGCGAAGTGTGAGGGCTGTGTTTAAATCCTTACCTTCTAGGAAGACCTTTAGTGTAAAATCCTGTTTTCAAGGCGAGTATCGGTTCACTGCCATGAAGTGCCTGCAGTTAGTTTGTGATCTTTTCCAGTATTGTCAGCTGTAACAGTGGCAGCCAGTTAATTATCTCTTGTATTGACAGAGCTCAGGGGAGGAACTGTTGCCATCAGCCAAAAGGACCAAGTTAGAAGACGTAATGGAGAATGTGAATAATGCTTATGCCAGTCAAgatgaagtgaaagaaaagagtgGGAATTTGTGTACACTATTTGAAAAAGATGGTAACCTCTTCAGATTTTCCAATTCCGTTCTGTTCATGGAGGAGCTGAACAAATCTCTTTGTTCTTCAGGCTACTGTGGTTTTTTGTCTTAAGGTTTCACTTCTTGCTTCCCCGGTCCTTCAAAAGCAGCTGTTTAACTGGAAGGGCCTCATGGTGGGGAGGGAAGTTAATGGGTGATGCagaccccagcagcagctcaatTCTGAATGCATGATAATCCAGTTATTGATACTTCTGCAGTACTATGAGAATAGTACTGTCCTCTACTGTGTGCTTCCTGAATGCTTCCTGTTTGCCTTGTCCCTTACAGTGGAGATGGTGCATAACCTTTGTGTCAGCAGTgagagagcagaggaagaggaagcagtGTGTGTCCTTCCTCTTTGCCCCAGCAGGCTGCAATAGCAGAATCATCAGAGCTTTGTGGATCCTGGGAAGGGGGCAGTGTTGGTGCAGGCTGCCCTGTACTCCAGGGGAGATGTGGCACCTGAAGATTGGAATTGAGGCACCATTTTGCACTGCAGTCTTTGGGTGGTTGCCTTTCCCTTTTTATCCCTTCTCTGTCTTTATTCCCCCTGTCCCTCAGATCGGCAGAGTGACAGTGGGTTAGAAAGGAAAGTTAGATCGGTCCCCACCTGTAATCTCCCAAAACTCCACTCGTTTTTTATgcaaaaatgtttcagtaattCAGAGGCATTATGGTGACTGTTGTGAAAGATTCCAGCCCTTGCCCATCTCTAGTGTGTATCAGTGCCGTCCTCTTGCTGTGAATAtctttggtttttgtgttgctggaagctgctttgcttttgaccTTTGCATGTCTTTCTGTCAAtggttgtgtttttgttttcccccttagtttatttttctttctctgaaaggcTCTCTGCGTGACCATGCTTATTTCTTCCTAATTCTGTTGTATTATGatcttctgggctgtgagctctttaaattttgtttcaggTGCACCTGCTAGAAGGGCTTTTGCTAGTCTACAgtacaaaaagttaaaaatggtCCCTTGCGCAGTGTTAGGCCTCCTTTGCTGTGCagtggtatcttccctaacaaaaacccccaaaacctaCTTGTTCCTTTTGATCTTCAATAATAAAAACTGACAGCTCATGCTACTGCAGCTTAGTAGTTATTGTTCAACTACCTACAGGGTTTGTGACCTGGCTCTTGGTCCAGGTCAAAGAACTGCCAAAACACACTGAACTTCTAgtgttttttcatcttttatgtCACAGGATGAACGTGTTCCTGGGGCTGTTAGCACAGCTAATTAGATAGGTAGTAACTTGATGACATGTCTGAGTACAGGATAAGCTTGATTATCAACACAAATTTTATCAAGTTTAAATGCTTCTGTCAATTTACTAATGGTAATGGGGATGAGCAGCTGACAACTTGTGCCTGGTGTATTCTTTATCTTTTAATGTTACCAACTGTATGCCAGATAGAAAAAATTGAGTCTGACTTTCAGCCTAGGTTGTTTTCAgattaacagaaaaatgctgcttctaATGTAAGGTCCCTTGGTATGGAAATATTCAATAATATTTCACTATCCAAAAATTCCTTAAGCATTTTTATACTGGCTTTCTCATTGGGAAGTGCTGTGAAACTCTTGTAAGGTGCTTCAGATTTGCTAATCTGGGGGACAAAAGCAGGGAAGTAGTCTAGCTTTTCCTCCAAAATTAttgctaaaaattattttttggaTCATATTAGGTTGCCCACAAAAACGgtatttctttcaccttttcagGTTTTAATCCACTAAATGGAGAAATCCTGCTTTCAGAAGATAGGCGTATCACTTGCTGCGCAACTGGAAGTACATTACCAATGGCAGCGGAACATCATTCACTTGCTGATTCAGGAGTTAGAATCGATGCTGAAAATTCAGGTACCTTCTCCCAGACTGTGAAAATGAAGATAGAGTATTCCCAGCCTGTGAACATGCAGGGACCAGATATGGCAGGTGATGCCTCTCTTCTACATACTGAAGTTGTATTGCCTGTTGAGACCGATGGCTCACGTGAATTAGTTCAAGCGCACTTTGTGAGTGAGAATAGAGCAGGTGGACTGTCAGCTCCTGAACTCTGCACCTCTGTGTCAGAGAATGCAGTGGGCCGTTTGAGCACTAACTTACCAGCGAGTGAAGAAAATGGTCACAATCAAAAATATCAGAAACTGCAAGAAGAAAACCATAATTTTGCAATTAAAGAAGATTCTGAACAACTTCATAATGCTGATATGACTGATGAGATGCAGGAACTTCAAAAAGTTTTTTCAAGAAACATTTTGCCAATAAGCTACCCACACAGTGCTCAGACCGAGTCACACCAGAGCCCTGCCCAGGAATCCTCCCTGTCTGCTCATGTGAACTGTGAAAACTCTTTTAAAACCATGAATGAATTTTCTTGTGGGACAGAGGAACAACATGAGCTGGAGAACACCGTTACTGTAGATGAAGCTGTAGCCTTTGAGATTACCGATGAGAGCCATGATTTTTTGTCTCAGGGACATGAACAGATTTTTATTCAGACTTCAGATGGGCTTATCCTGTCTCATCCAGATACTGCTGTTTTGTCTCAGGCAGAGGGTATCGTTATTGTAACCGATTCCAATGGTACTACAATGCACATTCGCACACCTGAGGGGATACCTTTGGAAACTGTGGAAGCGCTACTGGCAATGGAAGCAGATGGCCAAAGTGAAGATATTTTGCTCTCACAAAGTGAATTGGAGCCATAAATTAGAAAACTGTATATGCTTTCTTCTCAAAGACTGACTCTAcgaaatgtatatttttctaatgtGAATACTGAAATAATTGAAATTTAACTTATTTGTAAACTGTTTCTATGCCCTGTACTTTTTATAACTTATGTTTATATAAATTTAGCAGCATTGCAACCAAAAATTCTAGAATATTGTTCTATTTGCTTTATATGTTGGGGGTGGGTGGAAAGTGGAAATCTGTCAACCCGAAAACTGTTGCACTATTCCCTTTTGTTACATAATTCCTTTTCTCTCTAGTCATCTAAAAATGCAGTAAGTTGTACTGCTGTTCTGCAGTGATGTGCTGTGTACTAGCAAGCTGTATATGGGTAAAATAAACTACTATATTAAAAGTATGCGTTTTCTGTGCCATTGAGATTATAAAATGCTTTGTTATTGCACTTTAAAGTAGCTGGAATATTCACTAGCATCTAGGCTTAATGGGCATAAATCTGCCTGGAAAAGGGACGGTTTTTAAATGTAATGCACACTTGTGCAACAATGTGACAGCCTAAGCTACCCTTACTTAAATAAGCCTTCACTGAGTTAGAGACAAAAATAGCCCCAAGACCTTTAAACATTGCTGTTACTTAGGCAGAAACGGGAAGGTGTGTTAATTACTGATGTGATTTTCCTTAATGAGACACCACGTTCTTTTTGTACTTTAGTCTGATGGTCTGACTCTGTTTTTGTTAGACTTGtattatacttttttctttccgATGATGCATCCTTTATCAGTCCTAAGCTTTGACCTTCCTAGTAACTCCACACTACCCTGTACTATTTAATCATAATAAAAAGATATCAACTATAATCTCTGTTATTCTATGCAGACAGAAAAGTTACCGAATTCCTTACCTACTGCTATCTTGTATTTTTGTCATACTTTGTGTGTTGCTTGGGTGATCATATATTTGTAGAGACCTCCTAGCAGCAGTTTCTTGTCCAAGGcactatttttcctttcaagaagCTCAgcaggtaaaaaagaaaagccttaagTGACCAGgatctttattttattcatgAACTTTTGTAGACATTACTGAAAACTGGTAATgcaccttttaaaatgtgtggGTCACCTCATTGATAAATAGGTGAGGCTACTGAGATAACTGGACAAATCAGCAGAAAGGACCTGTAATATGTAGAACTGTTCTACAGTTCATTGATTTTTCATGGTCTTGTTACTGAGGAAAAACACTAAAATTGAATCTGAACAAGAGAGAGGACAATTCAGAGATGAAACAATCTTGTTCTACTCTCTCCAACAtagttggttttgggtttttttgggttttgccggggtttttttccttggttgCTTAAGTAGAAGATTAATTTGATTAGCCAAAGCACTGCATTTTATGTGGATGTGAAAGATGTTATCATTTGTTAGTGAGCTCCTGTCAGGTGGCTTGGTTATGGTGtagtttttggtttgggttttttctcttttttttaggAGGTGGTAACAGTCAGAGGATACAAGCCTACCTTATGAATGATGATACCATACAGAGCAAGGTTCTGCTGGTCTTTCAAAGTCTTTGCAGTGAGCAATTCTTTATTACACTCATTTGTACTAACTCTCTGATAGCTACATCTGAGGGCTTCAAATATAACAGTCAACTACTTAGAGCTCTAACAGCAAAGCACCTCTGCAATGATTTTGCAGCAATCTTCCCGTGTCTGATAGAGTCAATGAGCAAGGGGGTCTGTGAATATGAAGACTCCTTCCTGAAGAGCTTATTTCCTCTaagaaacaagaacaaaccACAATTTCCACCTGTGCATAAAATGGAAATTTGCTTCAATTCTGCCTTCCCTATTGATTTGCACATgctgggaaataaaatacacCTACTCTCATCTTAAAAGAACAATTCTGTAAGTGAACCAACCTTTTCtccttggaaaatattttcaaggatGAAGGTGTTTCCATAGTGACAAGGGGTCTGGCCCTACTCGTATAAATTGAGGTGGCTGTTAAACTAGATGGAACActtgcacagagaaataataaaacctAACAAAGCTATTCATACCTGATCGTATTCTCCTTGAGCTacagcagaatttctttttagatGCTAGAGACATGGGGTAAGAATAGAACACTATTAAGCTGTCAGAAACAGCCTCACTGTTGAACAGAGCAACATGTCAAGGAAACTTCTCCAGTTCATGTCTGTCTGTTCCAGTACTGCAGGAAACGCATGTATTTCCCTTACCAAGCTTATGGGATTTCAGACTGCAACTGGTTAAGTGACCCCACTTTTCCCATCAGAAATCTGTTCCAGAACCTCTCACTATTTTAATTAGGTTCTTCTGGTGTCAAACCACAGCCATTATGGTCATTTCATAGCAGTGTGCATTTTGTGTTACTGCCTTTCAGTTCAAGTGTTGTTTCAAGGAGACTCAAGGGTAAACATCTGTCAGGGTACAACAATGAGTCAACGGCACTTGGAAACACCACATAATTTTGTGAAATAGGAGATCTAAATCAGTTTATATAGGAGCAGGTCATACAGGCAATCAGTAAGTAGGAATTTAGATTATTAATTGTAATGAAGTAAGCAGAGGGCCTAAATTCACTACACATTAGGGATTTAACTAAAACTTTTATGACACAGCTGCATAGTTTCCATATAGTAATACACTTTTCTGACAAGTGATAATTTCCAATAGCAGCTAACAGTTATTAGAGGCTGGGTAAGTGTAGCAGCTTCTCCATGCTACCCAGGTCTGACATAACGGTACACTACAGTGATTATTACACCTTTAGGAGTGAAAGCAAATTAAGGGTATTGAATTCCACTTCAGGATTTGGCTTTTGCATTAACTGTTTCACCCGAACACACTCTCTACTCTTTTCCAAGCaagcagcatgaaaaataaaagcaagaatttgagccACCAATTCTTGTCCTGTAAACCGCTAACCAAAAATACAGAGGAGGCACACCTTTAAACCAAAACCGCTTGAGAAGCAGTAATCCAAGGGAAAAAACTCGCTGAGCCCTGTGACAGGAAGCAAACAATATGGGATAAGGACATAACTGAAGTAGGTCTTGTTTTTATTCAACAAGTGCTTTCATAAAACatctctaaaagaaaaaagttacaatGAATTAAGAGAGACAAGACCTTTTCCATTAACGACTGTGGAATGGCGAGTAATACGAAACCTCCCCACTGTTCATGCTTGGGTCACTGTTCAAGGGTGACACACCTAACCACACCataatcaaaaccaaaccagaattTACACTAGTGTCTGCAACAGCACTTCAGAACCACATGCCAAACTATGCGGATCCCTTTGGATCCACTTTTGTATCCTGCTTTttgtgctttcctttccttttccccatttATAAAGCAAGTACAAAAGCACTAGCTCTGTTAAGTCATGCAAAAAAACAATGCATGTAAGATCAAGTAAGTGCTGAATTTCTGTGGTGAAAGGGACAATGTAGGTATTTTAGACTGTCAAGATTTGGAAAGCAGTTAAATTCTTTGCTGTAGGTGTGTATGTGCATTGAATCCCCCCAGACCACCAAGTAGTTCTCTCCTCTTTCTAATTACAGGGGACTTGGCCTCCTACCTGTAGCCTCTCTATTGCACTTAAAAATGGATAAAGCAACCAAACCCAGATTGTcccatgaagaaaaaggaatatcagctgagacaaaataataaatacaaacagagaaaaatatttttaataagttttacaaaaaaatcaacTTACTTGGTAAGCCTTGCCATTTGCCATTTCCGTTTCATGCAAGCATCGTTAGAAGCAAGCCAGGTAACATTTGAAATTCTAGCACTATCTATGTCCTGTTTCCAGCAGCATGGCTTCAAGTAGCagtttgctgctgttctcaATGTAAGGCTGGTATAGCCATGATGATAAATAGACCATCATCAGATCCTGGTCATCAGAATGAGCAATTTCTTGTACAATTGTTTGCTTGAGTTGTAGTTCCTTCTGGTACATTTCAGAGAGCTTCAGAGACACCTCATCTGAAGTGGATTCAAAAACCAAGCACATTGACCATAACATTTCAGCAATTCTCTAAAGATTAAATTATACTTGTAATATGttgataattaaaaaaccctctacCTCATGTAAGCTATTCCCCATACTTAGACATCTTGGGTTTTACAGCATTAACAATGTTTGTACACTGGAACATAAAATGCTGAAGAATTTTATCCACTTTTGGATATATTTTATACACTTGTGATTTTGACATGAATCCCCCTTTAATTCTAGAATAAGCAGTGGTATTGATTCTCAGGACCCGCTGTAAGATTAGCTATTATAGCCATTCTTTCAAATAACtgaaatttggttttaaaatttggtAATGCTATCTTGAAATACAAGCTTCATATTTGAGTCACTGTTGATTTTAGCTAATCTAAAGGATGTCCTCACATGCTGTCAGGCACTTCAGCAATGCATGATCACCAATAAGTGACACCAATAGTGAAACGTAagggtaaaacaaaaaaaacagaccaaaacTGAACTGTGTAATGTAAAAGCTAATATTGTTACTAGTTATGTTAACTGATGGTGGtgtgtaaaatatatttatgtaataACCTTTAATTGTTTGACTTTCTAAAAAATAAccacacaaattatttttaaaaagagactgATCTTGTGTTCCTAACTTAGCCTGAACTATCACTCCCTTCAGGAGGATTTAGTCTTTCATGGAGTAACGAGCACCACTAAATGATTCAGTCACGACGAGTGTTTTGACAGCAGCTCTCTTTGTCATTCTTACCCTTTTAAGCTGGCAGAAACTAATACATAAAATTCCTGCCAACTTGTGGTAGCGAAGTTGGGCTTCACAAAGGTATGACTTTCACTTCATAAAGAGGCACTTGGTTTGCATGCACTCAGGCTTCTCCTGAATTCAAATAGTTTTAAAACTGCAGTAATACGGGTTTGGAGGCAGTAGTTTTTGCCATCATGTGAATGTTAAAAGAACTGGTACTAACAGTAGACAGCAACTGaacatttatttacttatcTTGACTGACATTGAGATCAGAGGAATTTTTCTTTGGCTGCCAGAGAATTAACTGAGATGTAGCTTGTTCTTTACATTCAAGGATTTCATTTCTGTGTCAAGTGGCAAGTCAAGTCAGTTAAGCCTATGGCTTAACACTACCAAGTTCCAAATATGTCTCTCTATAAAGAATGTGGCTGTTGCAGCTTGGACACTGTAAGCTGCTGACAAGCTTGGTTTTGTGCTGTAATTGTTGCATGTCAGTCAATGTCGGGCAATTCATACAAGCAGTCATCAGCAGTAACCCTAAAACAAGTAGTGCATTCATGTGTGTATTGATTAGTCAATTACAAAGTAGACAGAAATGCTCTCCCTCTCTCTAAGGCAAGACATCCAAATAAAAGGGTTTATTTTCCAGTCCTAAATCAGATTACATCAATGACACAATGCAATTAGCTAAGATAATCAATATTTTACTTACAGAAGTACGGAGTGGGCCATGTATGAAAGAAGGGTGCTGTGCAATTCCCAGCTCCATGGTGGAATGTTTCCAAGTCACAGATTGCTTTAGTAGTCGAAGtaagcttttccattttcagttttatttttgtctgaaaatgagGAACGTGTAATATTAATGAACATCTCGGGAACATTAGGCTACTATAgtcttaaaca from Phalacrocorax aristotelis chromosome 9, bGulAri2.1, whole genome shotgun sequence includes the following:
- the ZNF839 gene encoding zinc finger protein 839 isoform X2, which encodes MAAPEEGGSEVPPPPPPPPAEDEPPGGAAAAGGAPLSAAAGGGAEVLAHSLATLGGGAAAGTVLYLRADGSLAEGAGLSPEEQRRLLEQLLAAAQSPGPAEEPPPPRRAATPLAPAELQRVIEQVSKAHEQQKPSPPAAAPPEPGPGPPQARGAAPPLAGIMHNAAQQLQSVAQRVALQQGKSMAAARLLPQKLEAICVQVQPGQMKETERPMPSLAPIQSKTITLSQSVGRNSSIPGLGIINPQLIRIQPVTGTEQQQLFLHSSSESPIQLLMQRPSPSHGSVSVNKASASKMLNGQKATRATVSATRSPNITMAAASSANTLIPCLEKNQKDDKLKKSLKVKTRSGRISRPPKYKAKDYKFIKMEDLADGHQSDSDDYSELSIEDDEEGKVKGKDVLFSSSNYNLKPKMFKCQTCEKSYIGKGGLARHYKLNPAHGQLEPSPQKIPLNKPNGSIFVDNACGIREEPMSPAHLDSVAVTLNNENALATSLEVTVDSKAGEQTCKSAESRHLLAEQQNETSSGRQGPVTPKGPGRPRRPKRRGRPRMGGRSRCSGRLSRPGQSPSKSLSSVSAEHNVFRRKARLKELIQQCDNEDLMELALPRLTKLVTVYEFLLMKVEKGYPGKAYFPDVYREFEDLHNMVKKMAYDHLSNSDLLSCQQPVEIKDAKVAESLGITEILTGERKTQGGDSCSQCVIKMVSEQLPVEILGQKRLAESSGEELLPSAKRTKLEDVMENVNNAYASQDEVKEKSGNLCTLFEKDGFNPLNGEILLSEDRRITCCATGSTLPMAAEHHSLADSGVRIDAENSGTFSQTVKMKIEYSQPVNMQGPDMAGDASLLHTEVVLPVETDGSRELVQAHFVSENRAGGLSAPELCTSVSENAVGRLSTNLPASEENGHNQKYQKLQEENHNFAIKEDSEQLHNADMTDEMQELQKVFSRNILPISYPHSAQTESHQSPAQESSLSAHVNCENSFKTMNEFSCGTEEQHELENTVTVDEAVAFEITDESHDFLSQGHEQIFIQTSDGLILSHPDTAVLSQAEGIVIVTDSNGTTMHIRTPEGIPLETVEALLAMEADGQSEDILLSQSELEP